A stretch of the Mercenaria mercenaria strain notata unplaced genomic scaffold, MADL_Memer_1 contig_2215, whole genome shotgun sequence genome encodes the following:
- the LOC128552260 gene encoding uncharacterized protein LOC128552260, with amino-acid sequence MKMGWNLSRDVQEKQNQGGAENTKRMYALGPDEKKNCPVQALKLYLLSVIQMLRNSSVIYTAHCLRATATQGLDDAGFELRHIMFMTGHRNEASVRSYNTGVHNQTKQKLSNILTNITMGKSSENVGGIL; translated from the exons ATGAAAATGGGATGGAATTTGTCTCGTGATGTCCAGGAGAAGCAGAACCAGGGTGGTGCAGAAAACACAAAGAGAATGTATGCTCTTGGTCCTGATGAAAAGAAGAATTGTCCTGTGCAGGCCTTGAAACTATATCTTCTAAGTGTGATCCAAATGCTGAGAAACTCTTCTGTCAT ATACACTGCACACTGCCTAAGAGCAACTGCAACACAAGGATTGGATGATGCCGGATTTGAACTTCGACACATAATGTTCATGACCGGCCATAGAAATGAGGCTTCTGTAAGGTCATACAATACAGGCGTACACAACCAGACCAAGCAGAAACtttcaaacattctgacaaatattacTATGGGGAAAAGTTCGGAGAATGTGGGGGGcatactgtag